A window of the Mesotoga prima MesG1.Ag.4.2 genome harbors these coding sequences:
- a CDS encoding FGGY-family carbohydrate kinase, producing MYLIGCDIGTQGTKSVLVNERGEVLLEAQREYDVIKPGSNWAEQWPDVWAKAAFDTIREVAEKADVTKKEIAGLAISGLYGGSGIPVDREMKPLHPCLIWMDRRATAQTSWVKENIPEEKIFSITGNYVDSYYGFTKIMWLRDNRPEVWKKTYEFVTPKDYVVYLLTGEDAIDYSSAGNIGGVFDIRKLTWSREMCEALGIPMELLPERIVKSSDIVGRVTAESSKLCGLLEGTPVVSGGIDAPVAQLSAGALEEGEHVAMVGTSTCWGTVHDGKEMPFGLVSFPYVVHDTERIYSFGGSATTGALAKWFKDEFADSEESVGKRTGTSPYQLLDREVEKIPAGSDGLIVLPYFMGERSPIWDPFAKGVFFGVTLVHTRAHMYKALMEGAAYALRHNMENGIKAGLKLDDECWIVGGVAKSTVWNKIFADITGYKMRQVSSLVEAPFGDAFLAGLGVGLIDKPERIKDWVKFRDPISPDPNHREIYEKQYSLFRELYEKTKETMWKMV from the coding sequence ATGTACTTAATCGGATGTGACATTGGAACTCAGGGGACGAAGAGCGTACTGGTGAATGAAAGAGGAGAGGTCCTCTTAGAAGCTCAAAGGGAGTACGACGTAATAAAGCCAGGTTCAAATTGGGCCGAGCAATGGCCAGATGTCTGGGCAAAGGCCGCTTTCGACACAATAAGGGAAGTTGCTGAAAAAGCGGATGTTACAAAGAAGGAAATCGCCGGATTAGCTATCAGTGGCCTTTACGGTGGATCCGGCATTCCCGTTGATAGAGAGATGAAGCCACTACATCCATGCCTGATCTGGATGGATCGACGGGCGACCGCTCAGACAAGCTGGGTGAAGGAAAACATTCCTGAGGAGAAAATCTTCTCAATAACGGGAAACTATGTAGATTCTTATTACGGCTTCACAAAAATCATGTGGCTCAGAGACAACAGACCGGAAGTCTGGAAAAAGACTTATGAATTTGTGACGCCGAAAGACTATGTGGTTTATCTGCTTACGGGTGAAGACGCGATCGATTATTCCTCTGCAGGAAATATTGGAGGCGTCTTCGATATAAGGAAATTGACGTGGTCCAGGGAGATGTGCGAAGCTCTGGGAATACCAATGGAACTTCTTCCAGAAAGAATCGTGAAGTCTAGCGATATCGTTGGCAGAGTAACTGCCGAAAGCTCGAAGTTGTGTGGTCTGCTCGAAGGAACTCCAGTCGTTTCAGGGGGCATAGATGCGCCGGTTGCCCAGCTTTCCGCAGGAGCACTCGAAGAGGGTGAACATGTTGCGATGGTAGGGACTTCTACGTGCTGGGGGACGGTCCACGATGGAAAGGAAATGCCGTTTGGTCTGGTCAGTTTTCCATATGTGGTTCACGATACCGAAAGAATCTACTCTTTTGGAGGCTCGGCAACCACGGGAGCTCTTGCAAAATGGTTCAAGGATGAATTCGCAGACAGCGAAGAGTCTGTCGGAAAAAGAACTGGAACGTCTCCTTACCAGTTGCTGGATAGGGAAGTTGAAAAGATTCCAGCCGGAAGCGATGGACTAATAGTCCTCCCGTATTTCATGGGTGAGCGTTCTCCGATTTGGGATCCTTTTGCCAAGGGGGTTTTCTTTGGAGTGACTCTTGTTCACACAAGAGCGCATATGTACAAGGCTCTCATGGAAGGTGCTGCATACGCACTGAGGCACAACATGGAAAATGGAATCAAGGCTGGATTGAAACTTGACGATGAATGCTGGATAGTCGGCGGAGTGGCCAAATCTACGGTTTGGAACAAGATCTTTGCCGATATTACGGGATATAAGATGAGACAGGTATCCAGTCTCGTTGAGGCGCCTTTCGGTGACGCATTCCTCGCAGGCCTTGGAGTTGGGCTCATAGATAAACCCGAAAGAATCAAAGACTGGGTCAAATTCAGAGATCCGATTAGCCCCGACCCAAACCATAGGGAGATCTACGAGAAACAGTATTCTCTTTTCCGGGAGCTGTACGAGAAAACCAAGGAGACTATGTGGAAGATGGTCTAA
- a CDS encoding alpha-N-arabinofuranosidase produces the protein MQTSVKVWPRKLGKINEMIYGHFTEHLGRCIYDGIYNEKSPKSDSRGFRKDIVEAIKRIKCPILRWPGGNFVSAYHWEDGIGPLEKRPQLPNYIWGGVESNRFGTDEFIQYCREIDTEPYLAVSLGTATLDEAISWLEYCNLDTPTKYSRMRKENGHPEPYGVKYWGIGNEVYGPWQVGHCSAAEYAEKLRQYTQFMKGVDRSIKVIAVGADDPNWDLTVLKHAGHLIDYISIHEYHGSDDYLGTVASVYYCEQRLRLLEALIKHLRLDHVKISFDEWNVWYKISAEKEGMDKGIVLLEEPYALKDGLFAAGIFVVMHRMADTVQMANLAQMVNALGMIKTKGDEMVLTPIYHAFDLFVNHTGRTRLNMAVDCDTYDINTRTFVEGRNSFKLNGVPYVDGSATYDEEKQVLSVALINYYQREEEVRLDLSGIEVKKRAVLNVLTGSAPDEMNDFDNPDRIRVQKKVLDNCSTEMFLKLDPMSANVIEFSLESGL, from the coding sequence ATGCAGACATCAGTGAAAGTGTGGCCGAGAAAGCTTGGGAAGATAAACGAAATGATCTATGGTCACTTTACCGAGCATCTTGGAAGATGTATCTACGATGGAATCTATAACGAAAAATCTCCTAAGTCCGATTCGCGGGGTTTCAGAAAAGACATTGTGGAAGCTATAAAGAGAATCAAGTGCCCAATTCTTAGATGGCCCGGCGGTAACTTCGTGTCTGCCTATCACTGGGAAGACGGGATCGGCCCTCTCGAGAAGCGTCCCCAGCTCCCGAACTACATTTGGGGAGGTGTGGAATCAAACAGATTCGGTACAGATGAGTTCATACAGTACTGCAGAGAGATTGACACCGAGCCTTACCTAGCAGTCAGTTTGGGAACCGCTACTCTCGACGAGGCGATCTCCTGGCTAGAATACTGTAATCTGGACACCCCTACGAAGTACTCCAGAATGAGGAAAGAAAACGGTCACCCAGAACCTTACGGTGTAAAGTATTGGGGAATCGGGAACGAAGTATACGGACCGTGGCAGGTGGGTCATTGCAGTGCGGCTGAATACGCCGAGAAACTTCGTCAGTACACCCAGTTCATGAAGGGCGTAGATCGATCAATAAAGGTGATAGCAGTCGGTGCAGACGACCCCAACTGGGATCTGACGGTTTTGAAACACGCGGGGCATTTGATAGATTACATCTCGATCCACGAATATCACGGGTCCGATGATTATCTTGGAACAGTAGCCTCCGTCTACTATTGCGAACAGAGACTGAGACTACTCGAAGCGCTGATAAAGCACCTGCGCCTCGATCATGTGAAGATTTCTTTTGACGAGTGGAACGTATGGTACAAGATAAGCGCGGAAAAGGAAGGCATGGACAAGGGCATCGTTCTACTTGAAGAACCCTATGCCCTGAAGGACGGCCTCTTTGCGGCGGGAATCTTTGTGGTCATGCATAGAATGGCCGATACCGTGCAAATGGCCAATCTTGCTCAGATGGTAAACGCTCTGGGCATGATAAAAACGAAGGGAGATGAAATGGTTCTCACTCCCATTTACCATGCTTTCGACCTCTTCGTTAATCACACCGGTAGAACTAGACTAAACATGGCGGTAGACTGCGATACCTACGACATCAATACGAGAACCTTCGTTGAGGGACGAAACAGCTTCAAGCTGAACGGCGTACCTTATGTTGACGGGTCGGCAACCTATGACGAAGAGAAACAAGTTCTAAGCGTCGCGCTAATTAACTACTACCAAAGGGAAGAGGAAGTACGTCTGGATCTATCGGGAATCGAGGTCAAGAAGAGGGCGGTTCTAAATGTGCTGACCGGTTCCGCTCCCGATGAGATGAACGATTTTGACAATCCAGATCGAATAAGAGTTCAAAAAAAGGTGTTAGATAACTGTTCTACGGAGATGTTCCTTAAACTCGATCCGATGTCGGCAAATGTAATCGAGTTCTCGCTGGAAAGTGGTCTGTAA
- a CDS encoding alpha-L-arabinofuranosidase C-terminal domain-containing protein → MRSTTIILTLVFLAVSLSTSALANPDHVLTVDPSSLGPEVSSLLYGIFFEDINHAVDGGLYAEMIRNRSFEHQDPVEGWFAVFESDCKATFSIETDRPLNKNNTKYLSFEIQSDDKLISLSNDGYDGIPLKKGERYLFSVFVRSDEEYNGEIKVMLANAKGEPEAEKNLGTAFSSEWEKYSVELQPNEGLDDGRLIITMKGSGKISFDMVSLFPEENWNGMRIDLLEMLEELKPAFVRFPGGCLVEGDSLENAYRWKDTIGPIEERKTNYNLWGYHQSYGIGFYEYLLLSEHLGAEPIPIFNAGMSCQVRGAEYCPMDEMDEWVRNVLDFIEFANGPSDSLWGSKRSELGHPEPFNIKYIGIGNENWGTEYHDRFPLFRQAVKEKYPEITIIFSGPPSYEGASFNRAWRWARSNGIEILDEHMYAVPEWMLRNTDRYDKYDRSGPKVMLGEYAAHAAGTRNTLQAAIAEAALMTGLERNSDIVIMAAYAPLFNREGWSQWTPDLIWFDNTRVYGTPSYHVQKLFNDNTGNVIISSSLTDEDIEIIGYWFKSLYHVCSYDFESKELIIKIVNPWPEEKKLRIEIGEEVQVTGKAEMISITSDNIFDENTFQNPDKVRPKTVGMSNLSNEFTLTFSGNSVTVLRLETTGL, encoded by the coding sequence ATGAGATCAACGACGATAATCCTCACTCTGGTCTTTCTTGCTGTTTCACTTTCCACATCCGCTCTAGCGAATCCCGACCATGTCTTGACGGTAGACCCAAGCAGTTTGGGCCCAGAAGTTAGCTCTCTTCTGTACGGGATATTCTTCGAGGACATAAATCATGCTGTAGACGGTGGCCTGTATGCAGAAATGATAAGAAATCGATCTTTCGAGCATCAGGATCCTGTCGAAGGCTGGTTTGCGGTCTTTGAATCCGATTGCAAGGCTACCTTTTCGATTGAGACTGATCGGCCTCTCAACAAGAATAACACCAAGTATCTGAGCTTCGAAATTCAATCTGACGACAAGCTGATATCCCTTTCAAATGATGGCTACGACGGTATACCTCTTAAAAAGGGCGAACGCTACTTGTTCTCGGTATTTGTTCGAAGCGACGAAGAGTATAACGGTGAAATCAAGGTTATGCTGGCCAATGCTAAAGGTGAACCTGAGGCCGAAAAAAACCTGGGAACGGCATTTAGCTCTGAATGGGAGAAATACTCGGTGGAATTGCAACCTAACGAAGGCCTGGATGATGGAAGACTCATCATAACGATGAAGGGCTCCGGTAAGATCTCTTTTGATATGGTATCCCTCTTCCCCGAAGAGAACTGGAACGGCATGAGGATCGATCTGCTTGAGATGCTGGAAGAGCTGAAGCCCGCTTTCGTCAGATTTCCTGGCGGTTGTCTTGTCGAAGGCGATAGTCTCGAAAATGCCTACAGATGGAAGGATACAATAGGTCCAATTGAAGAAAGAAAGACCAACTATAATCTTTGGGGCTATCATCAGTCGTATGGAATCGGATTCTACGAGTATCTGCTTCTTTCAGAGCACCTTGGAGCCGAACCTATTCCGATCTTCAACGCCGGTATGTCATGCCAAGTTAGGGGTGCCGAATACTGTCCAATGGACGAAATGGATGAGTGGGTTCGAAATGTTCTCGACTTCATAGAGTTCGCTAACGGGCCATCCGATTCTTTGTGGGGCTCGAAGCGTTCCGAGCTCGGCCATCCAGAACCCTTCAATATCAAATACATAGGCATTGGAAACGAGAACTGGGGAACGGAGTATCACGATCGCTTCCCGTTGTTCAGACAAGCTGTCAAGGAGAAATATCCTGAAATTACTATTATTTTCAGCGGTCCTCCTTCATATGAAGGAGCTTCGTTCAATCGTGCATGGAGATGGGCAAGAAGCAATGGTATCGAGATCCTTGATGAGCATATGTATGCAGTTCCGGAATGGATGCTAAGAAATACAGACAGATATGACAAATATGACAGATCTGGTCCGAAGGTGATGCTTGGAGAGTACGCAGCCCACGCGGCCGGCACCAGAAACACTCTTCAAGCAGCGATAGCAGAAGCAGCACTAATGACCGGCCTCGAGCGGAATTCCGACATCGTAATAATGGCCGCTTACGCACCTCTGTTCAACAGAGAGGGCTGGTCACAGTGGACTCCAGACCTCATCTGGTTCGACAATACTCGAGTATACGGAACACCCAGTTATCACGTTCAGAAGCTGTTCAACGATAACACTGGCAATGTGATTATCTCCTCGTCACTGACCGATGAAGACATAGAGATAATCGGTTACTGGTTCAAGTCGCTGTATCATGTCTGCAGTTACGATTTTGAAAGCAAAGAACTGATTATAAAAATCGTGAATCCCTGGCCCGAAGAAAAGAAACTCAGAATTGAGATCGGCGAAGAGGTTCAGGTAACCGGGAAGGCAGAGATGATCTCCATTACCTCCGACAACATCTTTGACGAAAACACATTCCAGAATCCAGATAAAGTACGACCGAAAACGGTGGGAATGTCCAACCTATCCAACGAATTTACACTAACCTTTTCCGGGAATTCGGTAACGGTATTAAGACTGGAGACGACTGGTCTCTAG